In the genome of Phycisphaerae bacterium, one region contains:
- the rtcA gene encoding RNA 3'-terminal phosphate cyclase, which yields MLTIDGSYGEGGGQILRSSLALSMVTGTPFRIEKIRANREKPGLMRQHLTAVNAATKVCDAQVDGAAIGSQALSFTPGKVRGGDFAFSIGTAGSTTLVLQTVLLPLLLADEPSRLTLEGGTHNPFAPPFDFLAKAYLPLVNRMGPTVRASLERPGFYPAGGGRITIEIAPAKRLNGFDLLERGELRDRKARAIVSNLPRHIAERETKVFAKRLNWPTDQIEAVEVAGSPGPGNIVTIELAFEHVGEVFTGFGEVGRPAEAVAMLAVQQYQRYIKSSAPAGEYLTDQLMLPFAIAGNGSFRSIGLSRHSQTHLELIQSFLGPNSVKTEKSDDSTHLRFGPSR from the coding sequence ATGTTAACGATTGACGGCTCCTACGGCGAAGGCGGAGGGCAGATTCTTCGCTCCTCGCTCGCCCTCTCGATGGTGACAGGCACCCCCTTTCGCATCGAGAAGATTCGCGCGAATCGCGAGAAGCCCGGCCTCATGCGCCAGCATCTGACCGCCGTGAACGCCGCGACGAAGGTCTGCGACGCGCAGGTCGACGGGGCCGCTATCGGCTCGCAGGCCCTGTCTTTCACGCCCGGCAAGGTTCGCGGCGGCGACTTCGCCTTCAGCATCGGCACCGCCGGCAGCACGACGCTCGTCCTACAGACCGTACTGCTTCCCCTGTTGCTGGCGGACGAGCCGAGCCGCCTGACGCTCGAAGGCGGCACGCACAATCCCTTCGCGCCGCCCTTCGACTTCCTTGCGAAGGCCTACCTTCCGCTCGTCAATCGCATGGGCCCGACCGTCCGCGCATCGCTCGAGCGCCCCGGCTTCTACCCCGCCGGCGGCGGACGCATCACAATCGAGATTGCACCGGCGAAGCGTCTAAACGGCTTCGACCTGCTCGAACGAGGGGAATTGCGCGACCGCAAGGCCCGCGCCATCGTCTCCAACCTGCCGCGCCACATCGCCGAGCGTGAGACCAAGGTCTTCGCCAAGCGCTTGAACTGGCCGACCGACCAGATTGAGGCCGTGGAGGTCGCCGGTTCGCCCGGCCCCGGCAACATCGTCACGATCGAACTAGCGTTCGAGCACGTCGGCGAGGTATTCACCGGCTTCGGCGAGGTCGGCCGCCCCGCCGAGGCCGTCGCGATGCTCGCCGTCCAACAGTATCAACGCTACATCAAATCCTCCGCTCCTGCAGGAGAATACCTGACGGACCAGCTCATGCTCCCCTTCGCCATCGCGGGTAACGGCTCCTTCCGCTCGATCGGCCTGTCTCGTCATTCACAAACGCATCTGGAGCTGATTCAAAGTTTCCTTGGTCCCAACTCGGTCAAAACCGAAAAGTCCGACGATTCGACGCATCTGAGGTTCGGTCCAAGTCGATAA
- a CDS encoding HD domain-containing protein: protein MPEDKIVRQAWAFCVNAHREQKRDDGRPYHTHPEAVVKLLQGNGICDPNVLAAAYLHDVLEDTDISRETLHREFGQIVTGLVDELTNKHPSKTPFHQKHAALLSKAPCMSDSAKVIKLADRLHNLTEMGSAWPFEKQNRYLNATVELLEALRPIPPSGNSLEAAIQGRIANQGLRSRFHRRDGGMD, encoded by the coding sequence ATGCCGGAAGATAAGATTGTTCGACAGGCGTGGGCTTTTTGTGTCAACGCCCACAGGGAACAGAAACGGGACGATGGCCGTCCCTATCACACCCATCCCGAGGCTGTCGTGAAGCTGCTGCAAGGTAATGGTATTTGCGATCCGAATGTTCTCGCTGCGGCGTATCTGCACGACGTGCTGGAAGATACGGATATATCGCGGGAAACTCTTCATCGGGAGTTCGGCCAAATCGTGACCGGGCTCGTCGATGAATTGACGAACAAACATCCGTCGAAAACGCCGTTTCACCAAAAACACGCAGCCTTGCTTTCGAAGGCCCCTTGCATGTCGGATTCCGCCAAGGTGATCAAACTCGCGGACCGGCTCCACAATCTGACGGAGATGGGATCCGCCTGGCCCTTCGAAAAGCAAAATCGCTACCTCAACGCGACGGTGGAATTACTCGAGGCGCTCCGTCCCATACCACCGTCAGGGAACTCGTTGGAAGCCGCCATCCAAGGGAGGATTGCGAATCAGGGGCTACGCTCGCGTTTTCATCGCCGTGATGGCGGCATGGATTGA
- a CDS encoding helicase-related protein, producing MGLAAQKPDVDLALKGLKDFQRRTVDYAFRRLYLDDDSTHRFLVADEVGLGKTLVARGVIARAVAHLWDHVERVDVIYVCSNADIARQNINKLRLDPGHDFARATRATLLPIQLHDLADCRVNYVSMTPGTSLEPSGGMGMAKERALLWAMLRDHWNLHEGRSANVLRGYVSADRFDRRLREWLPDQQIDRGLHEMFLKDLDAKASGDRAAGKPDLQGRFLELCDLLPRRDSRLDDDQHQARRELIGELRAALGRTCIQALRPDLVILDEFQRFKHLLDPKNDEAELAQSLLQYADEREGRAEAVRVLLLSATPYKMYTLAHEEESGENDHYEDFVATYDFLVRQQAADISSLRSLLKDYRAAMMRLADGSMEELRRLKNELEVRLRRVMARTERLAATHDRSGMLKERPSPDLQLRESDVRQYVTLSRVARALDHGDIVEYWKSAPYLLNFMDDYELKKGLRDAAGNGTDSAVMKALDGRPSCLLPWADVLAYSQIDPGNARLRSLIAETVGRDLWKLLWLPPSLPYYEPGGVFAGIDPVLVTKRLVFSSWKVVPKVIAALLSHEAERRAVGLTYLGPDGSMTIANSTDGRKKITALLRFSRAEGRLTGMPVLGLIYPSLTLARLLDPAALSISDANLPTVEDLLDYAQTRLGPLVDALVTRWAAGSEIDESWYWAAPILLDLVQEREASDQFWRYPKLSKEWSGEEDRVDADGELEAESAWAAHVDQARQLFEDMKDIGAHALGQPPPDLVAVLAEAVFGNPAVVALRSLARVSAPGSITDPQVRLAAGRVAWRFRNLFNLPEVIALIRGLNREEPYWRRVVEYAIDGGLQAVLDEYAHVLRDNLGVSSQDGTDVAGQIGEAIVTALGLRSATVGVDEIAVNARDNMLRLDAHRMRSRFAARFGQDQSDAEGEVNRAEQVRAAFNSPFWPFVLATTSVGQEGLDFHHYCHAVVHWNLPSNPVDLEQREGRIHRFKGHAIRKNVAKKYGAPQSELLTDPWAAAFDRAAVESSGDMNELVPFWVFPCESGASIDRYVPALPLSRDADRLNSLRSALAIYRMVFGQPRQDELVKYLQTRLPPEVVEQCVRELRIDLEPPRNGSQTDRPLEAGRSISTVAQIAESHASTIALDHGAL from the coding sequence ATGGGTCTCGCCGCACAAAAGCCCGATGTGGACCTGGCGTTGAAGGGACTCAAGGACTTTCAACGGCGAACGGTCGATTATGCCTTCCGGCGCCTGTATCTCGACGACGACTCCACGCATCGATTCCTCGTGGCCGACGAGGTCGGCCTGGGCAAGACGCTGGTCGCCCGCGGAGTGATCGCACGGGCGGTGGCGCACTTGTGGGATCATGTCGAACGAGTGGATGTCATCTACGTTTGCTCCAACGCCGACATCGCCCGACAAAACATCAACAAATTACGGTTGGACCCCGGCCACGATTTCGCCCGAGCGACGCGGGCCACCCTCCTGCCAATCCAGCTCCATGACTTGGCCGACTGCCGCGTGAACTACGTATCGATGACGCCGGGGACGTCACTGGAACCCAGCGGCGGCATGGGAATGGCCAAGGAGCGGGCTCTCTTATGGGCCATGCTTCGCGACCATTGGAACCTCCACGAAGGCCGAAGTGCGAATGTGCTGCGCGGCTACGTTTCCGCTGATCGGTTTGATAGGCGTTTGCGCGAGTGGTTACCCGATCAGCAAATCGATCGTGGACTACACGAGATGTTCCTGAAGGACCTTGATGCGAAAGCCTCGGGTGACCGCGCCGCCGGCAAACCCGATCTACAAGGCCGTTTCCTCGAACTCTGTGACTTGCTGCCCCGGCGGGACTCCAGGCTGGACGATGACCAGCATCAGGCACGCCGGGAATTGATCGGTGAATTGCGCGCTGCCCTCGGGCGGACGTGCATCCAAGCGCTGCGTCCAGATCTGGTGATCCTCGATGAGTTCCAGCGGTTCAAGCATCTCCTGGACCCCAAGAACGATGAGGCCGAGCTCGCCCAGTCGCTCCTGCAATATGCCGACGAGCGCGAGGGCCGAGCGGAGGCCGTGCGGGTCCTCTTGCTCTCCGCCACTCCCTACAAGATGTACACCCTCGCGCATGAGGAAGAGAGCGGCGAGAACGACCATTACGAGGATTTTGTTGCCACCTACGATTTCTTGGTTCGCCAACAGGCCGCGGATATCTCTTCGTTGCGGAGTCTGCTCAAGGACTACCGCGCCGCCATGATGCGTCTGGCGGATGGGTCGATGGAGGAACTTCGGCGACTCAAGAACGAACTGGAAGTGCGTCTGCGGCGCGTGATGGCCCGCACGGAGCGGTTGGCCGCCACGCACGATCGCAGCGGCATGCTCAAAGAGCGCCCATCACCAGACCTGCAACTGCGAGAATCGGATGTCCGGCAGTATGTGACCCTGTCCCGGGTGGCGCGGGCCCTGGATCACGGCGACATCGTCGAATACTGGAAGTCGGCGCCCTATCTGCTGAACTTCATGGACGACTACGAACTCAAGAAAGGACTCCGCGACGCAGCCGGAAACGGCACCGACTCTGCGGTGATGAAGGCGCTCGACGGCCGGCCGTCCTGTCTGCTTCCCTGGGCTGACGTTCTGGCGTATTCCCAGATCGATCCGGGCAACGCCCGCCTGCGATCATTGATCGCCGAGACCGTCGGCCGAGACCTCTGGAAGCTATTGTGGCTGCCGCCCAGCCTGCCCTATTACGAGCCGGGCGGAGTTTTTGCGGGCATCGATCCTGTCCTCGTCACCAAACGCCTGGTGTTTTCGTCCTGGAAGGTCGTTCCCAAGGTGATCGCCGCCCTCCTAAGCCACGAGGCCGAACGCCGGGCGGTTGGACTCACCTACCTCGGGCCTGATGGGTCGATGACGATCGCGAATTCCACCGACGGTCGCAAGAAAATCACTGCCCTCTTGCGGTTTTCGCGCGCGGAAGGGCGGCTCACCGGCATGCCGGTCCTGGGATTGATCTATCCCTCCCTCACGCTGGCACGCCTCCTGGACCCCGCCGCCCTGAGTATCAGCGATGCGAATCTTCCGACCGTCGAGGATCTGTTGGACTATGCCCAGACGCGGCTTGGACCCCTGGTGGATGCCCTCGTTACTCGATGGGCCGCTGGATCGGAGATTGACGAATCCTGGTATTGGGCGGCCCCGATCCTCCTCGATCTGGTACAGGAACGAGAGGCCAGTGACCAATTCTGGCGGTACCCTAAACTATCGAAGGAGTGGTCGGGTGAAGAGGATCGCGTGGACGCCGATGGCGAATTGGAGGCGGAGTCCGCGTGGGCGGCGCATGTGGACCAGGCCCGCCAACTTTTCGAGGATATGAAGGACATCGGCGCCCACGCGCTCGGGCAGCCGCCCCCGGATCTTGTGGCGGTGCTGGCGGAAGCGGTATTCGGAAACCCCGCCGTCGTGGCGCTGCGGTCCCTTGCGCGCGTTTCTGCCCCCGGGAGCATTACCGATCCGCAAGTCCGGCTGGCCGCGGGCCGTGTGGCCTGGCGGTTTCGCAACCTCTTCAACCTGCCTGAGGTTATCGCGCTGATTCGCGGGCTCAACCGCGAGGAGCCCTATTGGCGCCGGGTTGTCGAATATGCCATCGACGGTGGCCTGCAGGCCGTCCTGGACGAATACGCCCACGTGCTTCGTGATAATCTGGGCGTCAGTTCACAAGATGGGACGGATGTCGCCGGACAGATTGGCGAGGCAATCGTCACGGCGCTCGGCCTGCGTTCCGCGACGGTCGGCGTTGATGAGATCGCCGTGAACGCTCGCGACAATATGCTACGCCTTGATGCCCATCGGATGCGCTCGCGGTTCGCGGCGCGGTTTGGTCAGGATCAGTCCGATGCGGAGGGCGAGGTGAACCGCGCCGAACAGGTGAGGGCCGCCTTCAACTCGCCGTTCTGGCCATTTGTCCTGGCGACGACCTCGGTTGGACAGGAAGGGCTTGATTTTCATCATTACTGCCACGCGGTCGTGCACTGGAATCTCCCCAGCAACCCCGTCGATTTGGAGCAGCGCGAAGGGCGCATCCACCGCTTTAAGGGGCATGCGATTCGAAAAAACGTGGCCAAGAAATACGGAGCCCCACAAAGCGAGCTTCTTACCGATCCGTGGGCCGCCGCGTTCGACCGGGCCGCTGTCGAATCGTCAGGCGATATGAACGAATTGGTTCCTTTTTGGGTTTTTCCCTGCGAGTCAGGAGCCTCGATCGATCGCTACGTGCCGGCCCTTCCGCTGAGCCGCGATGCCGACCGCCTCAACAGCTTGCGGAGCGCGTTGGCGATCTACCGCATGGTCTTCGGGCAGCCGCGCCAAGACGAATTGGTCAAGTATCTTCAAACGCGGCTGCCGCCGGAGGTCGTCGAACAGTGCGTCCGCGAGCTGCGCATCGATCTCGAGCCGCCGCGTAATGGCTCACAAACGGATCGGCCACTGGAAGCAGGCAGGTCAATAAGCACCGTCGCTCAGATCGCCGAAAGCCACGCGAGCACAATCGCTCTTGATCATGGAGCTTTGTAA
- a CDS encoding phospholipase D family protein, whose translation MLDPRGRQLLLSTLRPPEGYGFDCAIGTTYSLDLIALLTTPLAFAMFDWQRSDGELAAGPGSPTADPLALLESLRRCADRIHLFCQAGQITIPPAHQRLLAYLEQSVIEAQAPACHDGRQAAFHPKVWIIRYRSAAGPVKYRFVCLSRNLTFDRSWDTVLLLDGELTDRARGFGENRPLTEFVSALQSMALRAVGKQAQSDLRQIEQEIGFVRWELPDEVEEIRFWPMGHNGKPAWPFAKRMNRLLVISPFVSDDLLDRIGSSEAERFLVSRLESLCALPSSALRNRWTCFTLEDALEVQPVDIEADADEPTPEVLVGLHAKVFVADAGWDAHVWTGSANATTAAFGGNVEFLVELVGKKSKLGIDATISEEEKKTNLRRILAPFEPSEDRLKVDADALAAENAAEQARQSLAALTLTARIDQCDGSFTTQIESTTSVSIPENVSVRCRPVMLPAADAKSIEGDCPLQLRFGPHASESISSFVAFEIVARVRQAEQRVRFVLNLPLVGAPTDRQDRLLRDLLKDSRTLLRLLLMMLADDPERLFGEMKDFIIDPNNGSSRRSDDLLPLLEHLLRALDRSPEKLEHVHRLIEDLRRTPEGMSILPADFELVWDPIRRVHRPTVTVGEA comes from the coding sequence ATGCTTGATCCGCGGGGCCGACAACTTCTGCTGTCCACCCTGCGGCCACCCGAGGGGTACGGCTTCGACTGTGCGATCGGAACGACGTATTCGCTCGACCTCATCGCCCTGCTGACCACACCGCTGGCCTTCGCCATGTTCGACTGGCAACGAAGTGACGGCGAATTGGCCGCCGGCCCCGGGTCGCCGACCGCGGATCCCCTGGCGCTCCTGGAATCCTTGCGGCGCTGCGCCGATCGCATTCACCTTTTCTGTCAGGCCGGCCAGATCACGATTCCGCCGGCGCACCAGCGTTTGCTGGCCTACTTGGAACAGTCGGTTATCGAGGCCCAGGCGCCCGCGTGCCACGACGGTCGGCAAGCCGCTTTTCATCCCAAGGTGTGGATCATTCGCTATCGGTCGGCCGCCGGTCCCGTCAAATACCGTTTCGTGTGCCTTAGTCGCAATCTCACCTTCGACCGGTCGTGGGATACGGTCCTGCTACTCGATGGGGAACTCACCGATCGGGCCCGAGGGTTTGGCGAGAACCGTCCGCTGACCGAATTCGTGTCCGCCTTGCAATCGATGGCGTTACGGGCCGTGGGTAAGCAGGCCCAAAGCGATCTACGGCAGATCGAGCAGGAGATCGGATTCGTTCGGTGGGAATTGCCCGACGAAGTTGAGGAAATCCGCTTTTGGCCGATGGGGCACAACGGGAAGCCGGCGTGGCCGTTTGCTAAGCGGATGAATCGACTGTTAGTCATTTCGCCGTTCGTGTCCGATGACCTACTCGACCGGATCGGTAGTTCAGAAGCGGAGCGATTTTTGGTCTCCAGACTGGAGTCACTTTGCGCGCTACCTTCTTCCGCCCTCCGTAATCGGTGGACGTGCTTCACCTTGGAAGACGCACTTGAGGTCCAGCCCGTGGACATTGAAGCCGACGCCGATGAGCCAACTCCCGAGGTGCTTGTGGGCCTGCACGCCAAGGTCTTTGTTGCGGATGCCGGCTGGGATGCCCATGTCTGGACCGGCTCGGCGAATGCCACGACCGCCGCCTTCGGGGGGAATGTCGAATTCCTCGTGGAGCTGGTGGGCAAGAAAAGCAAGCTCGGCATCGACGCGACGATTAGTGAAGAGGAGAAAAAGACCAACCTGCGACGCATCCTGGCGCCGTTTGAACCCAGCGAGGATCGGCTGAAAGTGGATGCGGATGCCCTGGCCGCGGAAAACGCCGCGGAGCAGGCCCGCCAAAGCCTTGCCGCCCTGACGCTGACGGCGCGGATCGACCAGTGCGACGGAAGCTTTACCACGCAGATCGAATCGACGACCTCGGTGTCCATTCCCGAGAATGTCTCGGTCCGCTGCCGACCGGTGATGCTGCCCGCCGCTGACGCAAAATCGATAGAGGGAGATTGCCCGCTCCAACTGCGTTTCGGTCCGCATGCGTCGGAGTCGATTTCATCCTTCGTGGCTTTTGAAATCGTGGCCCGCGTTCGCCAGGCGGAGCAGCGGGTCCGGTTTGTATTGAATCTACCCTTGGTCGGCGCGCCGACCGATCGGCAGGATCGACTGCTCCGGGATTTGCTCAAGGACTCGCGCACCTTGCTGCGGCTGCTCCTGATGATGCTTGCGGATGACCCCGAGCGGCTTTTCGGAGAGATGAAAGATTTCATTATCGATCCGAATAACGGTTCGTCCCGAAGGTCTGACGACTTACTTCCCTTGCTGGAGCACCTGCTCCGGGCCTTGGATCGCAGCCCCGAAAAGTTGGAGCATGTTCATCGGCTCATTGAAGATCTCCGACGGACGCCGGAAGGAATGTCAATTCTGCCGGCGGATTTCGAGTTGGTCTGGGACCCCATCCGCCGCGTCCATCGACCGACCGTCACTGTGGGGGAGGCATAA
- a CDS encoding DUF6361 family protein yields MPSTFAWLDFAESDRQKAMEVIDLFREQGTVDELGFAPIRDALADGLFPGTSTIQTRARYFLFVPWIMRSCESARGPLADVAKTVRKRETRLINALLEGAGDDDGIIGREAKGTLRRMPSSVYWGGLQRWGIRVFAGSIEQYVRRLAKERLGSFQPVFTDDREPVENGSRSWHPSLPPAPEELLTKTEFELTFEEAEFLADRIQASCPGSLLEHLVTRSASTSEVDYVWEHPLRSELPRDIGSLVEHARCFSLCAWGGPLLYARMVGAMKNNDEVVGRATDHLLKWRQVLEADRLVLSRWNRAEFWSLLQKLNPRISHRTRDFAERWIEIAMAPGSEPPVWDNAEVRKLIVQREGQLKGGRARLRPENTRARDCWQGDGSGRPMDFRWRQTQIILNDIIRGLRGLTFETETAHA; encoded by the coding sequence ATGCCTTCGACCTTTGCATGGCTGGACTTCGCGGAATCAGATCGCCAGAAGGCGATGGAGGTCATCGATCTCTTTCGCGAACAAGGCACGGTCGATGAACTCGGCTTTGCGCCGATTCGCGATGCGCTTGCCGACGGCCTGTTTCCCGGCACCTCCACTATTCAGACGCGGGCGCGGTATTTCCTCTTCGTACCGTGGATCATGCGAAGTTGCGAGTCGGCTCGCGGTCCGCTGGCTGATGTGGCCAAGACTGTCCGGAAACGTGAGACCAGGCTGATTAACGCTCTGTTGGAAGGGGCCGGCGACGACGACGGTATCATTGGCCGCGAAGCCAAGGGTACGCTGAGGCGCATGCCCAGCAGTGTCTATTGGGGCGGTCTCCAGCGCTGGGGAATCCGTGTCTTTGCGGGATCGATCGAACAATATGTTCGTCGCCTAGCGAAAGAACGCTTGGGCTCCTTCCAACCGGTCTTCACGGATGATCGGGAACCCGTCGAGAATGGATCACGGTCCTGGCATCCATCACTTCCGCCAGCGCCCGAGGAGCTATTAACGAAAACCGAGTTCGAACTCACGTTCGAGGAGGCGGAGTTTCTTGCAGATCGCATTCAGGCGTCATGCCCAGGCTCGCTCCTGGAACATCTTGTGACGCGGTCGGCCAGTACCTCGGAGGTCGATTACGTGTGGGAGCATCCCCTTCGTTCGGAACTCCCACGCGACATTGGGAGCTTGGTGGAGCACGCTCGCTGCTTCTCGCTGTGTGCGTGGGGCGGGCCATTGCTCTACGCGCGCATGGTCGGTGCTATGAAAAACAACGACGAGGTCGTCGGGAGGGCGACCGACCATTTGTTAAAGTGGCGGCAGGTCCTGGAGGCCGACCGATTGGTCCTCTCCCGCTGGAATCGGGCCGAGTTTTGGTCCCTCCTGCAAAAGCTCAACCCTCGAATCTCGCACCGGACCCGCGATTTCGCGGAACGTTGGATCGAAATCGCCATGGCGCCCGGTTCGGAGCCGCCGGTGTGGGACAACGCCGAGGTCCGAAAGTTGATCGTCCAACGGGAGGGTCAACTCAAGGGCGGCCGGGCGCGCCTCCGACCCGAGAATACCCGCGCCCGGGATTGCTGGCAGGGCGATGGCAGTGGTCGGCCGATGGATTTCCGCTGGCGCCAAACCCAGATCATCCTGAACGACATCATTCGAGGATTGCGAGGCCTCACGTTTGAAACGGAGACTGCGCATGCTTGA
- a CDS encoding class I SAM-dependent DNA methyltransferase yields the protein MSTDTSQIVNKAWNYAHVLRDDGLSYMAYTEQITFLLFHKMADEMTKPPYNRPAIVPAKYSWESLMKLEGAELETHYRTILEELGKKPGMLGEIFRKARMEIQNPATLKRLIVDLIGAEQWVRMEADVKGDIYEGLLARSAAESPKGAGQYFTPRELIKAIVDVMRPTPEDTLCDPACGTGGFQLAAHKYVVDHHGKDLDPDRKKHLKKSFVKGWELVAATARLCIMNLYLHGIDADPCPIKSGVDSLASDPGERFSLVLTNPPFGKKSSISIVNEEGDVEKEEHAYERQDFWVTTKNKQLNFLQHVKTLLKINGRCAIVVPDNVLFEGGAGETVRRNLLKQFEVHTLLRLPTGIFYAQGVKANVLFFDARPAQEAAWTKKLWVYDLRTNMHFTLKESPLKRADLDEFVKCYNPESRHQRRQTWSEKNAEGRWRAVEYDELIKRDKANLDIFWLKDKSLEDGDDLPEPDVLAAEIVEDLQDAVERFSEIAGDLKGSP from the coding sequence ATGAGCACCGACACCTCCCAAATCGTCAACAAGGCCTGGAATTACGCCCACGTCCTGCGCGACGACGGCCTATCCTACATGGCCTACACCGAGCAGATCACCTTTCTGCTCTTCCACAAGATGGCCGACGAAATGACGAAGCCGCCCTACAACCGGCCGGCGATTGTGCCCGCGAAGTATTCGTGGGAAAGCCTGATGAAGCTCGAAGGGGCCGAGCTGGAGACGCATTACCGCACGATCCTGGAGGAGCTGGGCAAGAAGCCGGGCATGTTGGGCGAGATCTTTCGCAAGGCCCGCATGGAAATCCAGAACCCGGCCACGCTTAAGCGGCTGATCGTCGACCTGATCGGGGCGGAGCAGTGGGTCCGCATGGAGGCGGACGTGAAGGGCGACATCTACGAGGGGCTCTTGGCCCGCAGCGCCGCAGAGAGCCCCAAGGGCGCGGGGCAATACTTCACACCGCGCGAACTGATCAAGGCGATTGTGGACGTGATGCGGCCGACGCCGGAGGACACGCTCTGTGACCCGGCCTGCGGCACGGGCGGATTTCAGTTGGCGGCGCACAAATACGTGGTGGATCACCACGGCAAGGACCTCGACCCGGACCGCAAGAAGCACCTGAAGAAAAGCTTCGTGAAGGGGTGGGAGCTGGTCGCCGCAACGGCGCGGCTGTGTATCATGAACCTGTACCTGCACGGCATCGACGCCGACCCCTGCCCGATCAAAAGCGGCGTGGACAGTCTGGCCAGCGACCCCGGCGAGCGGTTCAGTTTGGTGCTGACGAATCCTCCGTTCGGCAAGAAGAGCAGCATTTCCATTGTGAACGAGGAAGGTGACGTGGAAAAGGAGGAGCACGCCTACGAGCGGCAGGACTTCTGGGTAACGACGAAGAACAAGCAGCTAAACTTCCTACAGCACGTCAAGACGCTACTGAAAATTAACGGGCGCTGCGCGATCGTCGTGCCGGACAATGTGTTGTTCGAGGGCGGCGCTGGCGAGACCGTTCGGCGGAACCTGCTAAAGCAATTCGAGGTGCACACGCTGCTGCGGCTGCCGACGGGGATTTTCTATGCGCAAGGCGTCAAGGCCAACGTCCTATTTTTCGACGCCCGGCCGGCGCAGGAGGCAGCGTGGACAAAGAAGCTGTGGGTGTACGACCTGCGGACGAACATGCATTTTACGCTGAAGGAAAGCCCGCTGAAGCGTGCGGACTTGGACGAATTCGTGAAGTGCTACAACCCAGAGAGCCGCCACCAGCGGCGGCAAACGTGGAGCGAAAAGAATGCCGAGGGCCGGTGGCGGGCGGTCGAGTATGACGAACTGATCAAGCGCGACAAGGCGAACCTGGACATCTTCTGGCTCAAGGACAAGTCGCTCGAGGACGGCGACGACCTGCCCGAGCCCGACGTCTTGGCCGCCGAGATCGTTGAAGACCTGCAGGACGCCGTCGAACGATTCTCAGAAATTGCCGGCGATCTCAAGGGGTCGCCTTGA